The following coding sequences are from one Reyranella humidisoli window:
- a CDS encoding DsrE family protein: MAEAAKKKLKIMIQGYWGSNEPTKAGFPFDHGIILAEAGHEVQIFLIAEAVSLFRRATAETVVPVGWPPLSQVMDKAVASGIQLYACHSCSNARGITEADLVPYKAKWGGPPVLVELVEWADKIMTL, from the coding sequence ATGGCAGAAGCGGCAAAGAAAAAGCTGAAGATCATGATCCAAGGCTATTGGGGCTCGAACGAACCGACCAAGGCCGGATTCCCTTTCGACCACGGGATCATCCTCGCCGAGGCAGGCCATGAGGTGCAAATCTTCCTGATCGCCGAGGCGGTCTCCCTGTTCCGCCGAGCCACTGCCGAGACTGTCGTGCCGGTGGGTTGGCCGCCGCTCAGCCAGGTGATGGACAAGGCCGTCGCCTCGGGCATCCAACTCTACGCCTGCCACTCCTGCTCCAACGCGCGCGGCATAACCGAGGCCGATCTGGTGCCCTACAAGGCAAAGTGGGGTGGCCCGCCGGTCCTTGTCGAACTCGTCGAATGGGCCGACAAGATCATGACCCTCTAG
- a CDS encoding FKBP-type peptidyl-prolyl cis-trans isomerase has translation MASSPLIRIAEVARDPFEERAMTTESGLKIIDTTVGTGASPSTGQTCVMHYTGWLFEGGAKGKKFDSSLDHGSPFEFPIGMQHVIGGWDEGVATMKVGGKRTLIIPPELGYGARGAGGVIPPNATLIFDVELLAIK, from the coding sequence TTGGCTTCGTCGCCATTAATTCGTATCGCTGAAGTCGCACGAGATCCATTCGAGGAAAGAGCCATGACAACCGAGAGCGGCCTGAAAATCATCGACACGACCGTCGGCACCGGCGCGAGCCCCAGCACTGGTCAGACCTGTGTCATGCACTACACGGGATGGCTCTTCGAAGGGGGCGCCAAAGGCAAGAAGTTCGACTCCTCCCTCGATCACGGCTCTCCCTTCGAGTTTCCGATCGGCATGCAGCACGTCATCGGCGGCTGGGACGAGGGCGTCGCAACCATGAAGGTCGGCGGCAAGCGAACGCTGATCATTCCGCCGGAACTGGGCTATGGAGCGCGCGGCGCCGGCGGTGTCATTCCGCCCAACGCCACGCTGATCTTCGACGTCGAACTGCTGGCGATCAAATAG
- a CDS encoding SDR family NAD(P)-dependent oxidoreductase, with protein sequence MGRLDGKVAAVTGGASGIGEATVRRFVAEGASVAFCDRDGERGQRVAAELEASGAKVAFTQADVGTEAACLAFVNGAAQKFGRIDILVNNAGIRKYEKIDEASAASWNEILNVNLMSYAFCAKAAVPLMRRNKGGAIVNVASVRSVIAGGGNLQYDTTKAAIAGLTRALAADHSAEGIRVNAVGPGPIFTPFHQRRIEAAGETVEQYNAQAAQGTMLKRPGRPEEVAAAILFLASDDASYVTGALLFVDGGMTAL encoded by the coding sequence ATGGGAAGACTCGACGGCAAGGTCGCTGCGGTGACGGGCGGGGCATCGGGAATTGGCGAGGCGACGGTCAGGCGCTTCGTCGCTGAGGGCGCGAGCGTGGCCTTCTGCGATCGGGACGGCGAGCGCGGCCAGCGCGTGGCGGCCGAGCTCGAGGCCTCGGGCGCCAAGGTTGCCTTCACCCAGGCGGATGTCGGTACCGAGGCCGCATGCCTCGCGTTCGTGAATGGCGCCGCGCAGAAATTCGGGCGCATCGACATCCTCGTCAACAATGCCGGAATCCGCAAATACGAGAAGATCGACGAGGCGAGCGCGGCCAGCTGGAACGAGATCCTCAACGTCAACCTGATGAGCTACGCCTTCTGTGCCAAGGCGGCGGTTCCGCTCATGCGCCGCAACAAGGGCGGCGCCATCGTCAACGTGGCCTCCGTCCGCTCCGTCATCGCGGGCGGTGGCAACCTGCAGTACGACACCACCAAGGCCGCGATCGCCGGCCTGACGCGGGCACTCGCCGCCGACCATTCGGCGGAGGGCATCCGCGTGAACGCCGTCGGCCCGGGTCCGATCTTCACGCCGTTCCATCAGCGCCGTATCGAGGCGGCCGGCGAGACTGTCGAGCAGTACAACGCCCAGGCCGCGCAAGGCACCATGCTGAAGCGCCCGGGCAGGCCCGAGGAGGTGGCCGCCGCGATCCTGTTCCTGGCCTCCGACGACGCCTCCTACGTCACCGGCGCCCTGCTGTTCGTGGACGGCGGTATGACAGCGCTGTGA
- a CDS encoding acyltransferase, protein MSLNIVDQGVNNTISYAKGDTRLHGKITVRGSGNRIAIGPGAGAYNLQLNLGSNCKVLIADHCTLGALFIHAAEKAEIVIGRETGVTGLVRLLLHEAGRIQIGAGCLLASDIDITVSDMHSIVDVESGKRLNPARDIVIEDRVWIGQRAMILKGSHIEAGSIVGAGSIVTGHVPANSMAVGVPAKVIKTSVTWDHRLL, encoded by the coding sequence ATGAGCCTGAACATCGTCGACCAGGGCGTCAACAACACCATCTCCTACGCGAAGGGCGATACGCGCCTCCACGGCAAAATCACAGTCCGGGGAAGTGGAAATCGCATCGCCATCGGGCCGGGCGCCGGGGCGTACAACCTGCAACTGAACCTGGGCTCCAACTGCAAGGTCCTCATTGCCGACCACTGCACGCTCGGGGCCCTTTTCATCCATGCCGCCGAAAAGGCCGAGATCGTGATCGGCCGCGAGACAGGTGTCACCGGGCTCGTGCGCCTGCTCCTTCACGAAGCGGGCCGGATCCAGATCGGCGCCGGGTGCCTGCTGGCCTCCGACATCGACATCACGGTGAGCGACATGCACTCGATCGTCGACGTCGAGAGCGGCAAGCGCCTCAACCCGGCAAGGGACATCGTCATCGAGGATCGCGTCTGGATCGGACAGCGCGCGATGATCCTGAAGGGCTCGCACATCGAGGCCGGGTCGATCGTCGGCGCCGGCAGCATCGTGACCGGCCACGTTCCGGCGAATTCCATGGCAGTCGGCGTCCCCGCCAAGGTCATCAAGACCAGCGTGACTTGGGATCACAGGTTGCTCTAG
- a CDS encoding acyl-CoA dehydrogenase family protein, which translates to MTQKAAAATKKPVRPDLDAELNNLAMSKEAQPLFDAVKAHIAENVAPITEEFFKLGEGRKDRWSWAPGQLELLEGAKNKAKASGLWNFFLPHSEIGRGLTNLDYAYIAAELGKYALASESLNCSAPDTGNMEVLEKVGTPEQKEKWLKPLLNGEIRSAYAMTEPGVASSDAKNITTRAELVGNEWVINGEKYYISGAGDPRCKIMIVMVKTSPDASPQFQQSQILVPMGTPGLEILGPMTVFGHDHAPRGHMHLKFNNCRVPAENILLGEGRGFEISQVRLGPGRIHHCMRSIGAAEKALDLMVKRGSTRTAFGKQLIQLGKNLELVSRARIEIEAMRLMVLKAAKAMDVLGHREARVWISMVKAMVPEKACLIIDQAMQIHGATGISQWSPLSEMYVNQRHLRFADGPDEVHHMVVGRAEISRH; encoded by the coding sequence ATGACCCAGAAGGCAGCGGCAGCGACCAAGAAGCCGGTCCGCCCCGATCTCGACGCCGAACTCAACAATCTCGCGATGTCGAAGGAGGCGCAGCCCCTGTTCGACGCGGTGAAGGCCCATATCGCCGAGAACGTCGCTCCGATCACCGAGGAGTTCTTCAAGCTGGGCGAGGGCCGGAAGGATCGCTGGAGCTGGGCGCCGGGCCAGCTGGAGCTGCTCGAGGGCGCCAAGAACAAGGCCAAGGCGTCGGGCCTGTGGAATTTCTTCCTGCCGCATTCGGAGATCGGCCGCGGTCTCACCAATCTGGACTATGCCTACATTGCCGCCGAGCTGGGCAAGTACGCGCTGGCTTCGGAGTCGCTGAACTGCTCGGCACCGGACACCGGCAACATGGAAGTGCTGGAGAAGGTCGGCACGCCCGAGCAGAAGGAGAAGTGGCTGAAGCCGCTGCTGAACGGCGAGATCCGCTCGGCCTACGCCATGACCGAGCCGGGCGTGGCCTCGTCGGACGCCAAGAATATCACCACGCGCGCCGAGCTGGTCGGCAACGAGTGGGTGATCAACGGCGAGAAGTATTACATCTCCGGCGCCGGTGACCCGCGCTGCAAGATCATGATCGTTATGGTCAAGACCAGCCCCGACGCTTCGCCGCAGTTCCAGCAGTCGCAGATCCTGGTGCCGATGGGCACGCCCGGCCTGGAAATCCTGGGGCCAATGACCGTGTTCGGGCACGACCACGCGCCGCGCGGCCACATGCACCTCAAGTTCAACAACTGCCGGGTGCCGGCGGAGAACATCCTGCTGGGCGAGGGGCGCGGCTTCGAGATCAGCCAGGTCCGCCTCGGACCGGGCCGCATCCATCACTGCATGCGCTCGATCGGTGCCGCGGAGAAGGCGCTCGACCTCATGGTCAAGCGCGGCTCCACGCGTACCGCTTTCGGCAAGCAGCTCATCCAGCTCGGCAAGAACCTCGAGCTGGTGAGCCGCGCGCGGATCGAGATCGAGGCGATGCGCCTCATGGTGCTGAAGGCCGCCAAGGCGATGGACGTGCTGGGTCATCGCGAGGCCCGCGTGTGGATCAGCATGGTCAAGGCGATGGTGCCGGAGAAGGCCTGCTTGATCATCGATCAGGCGATGCAGATCCATGGCGCGACCGGCATCTCGCAGTGGTCGCCGCTGTCGGAAATGTACGTGAACCAGCGCCACCTGCGCTTCGCGGACGGACCGGACGAGGTCCATCACATGGTCGTCGGCCGCGCCGAGATCAGCCGCCACTAG
- a CDS encoding GMC family oxidoreductase: MHDKVDVLIIGSGASGAAVAWSLADTKMRILCLEQGDWVKPTDYPTNGRNWEARLFSDFAINPNRRARETDYPINDANSPVKVVNFNGVGGSTIMYTAHYPRLHPSDFRVKTLDGVAEDWPVDYQTLEPYFAENDRMMGVAGLAGDPAYPLHHPPMPPLPLGKSGQRFGKALNSLGWHWWPSDSAIATVEYDGRAPCINLGHCTPGCAQGAKASTDITYWPAAIRAGVELRTRARVREITTDETGMATGAIYYDADGQEHFQPAEMVIVACNGVGTPRLLLNSVSGKFPNGIANSSGLVGKNLMFHPFALTYGYVDEPLDGNHGPPLNLWSQEFYETDRSRGFVRGYTLQLHRGTGSIVEAITSTAAGRLPWGEDHHKVYRSLLNRRLAMSTITEDLPEEHNRVTLDPVLKDSNGIPAPKIDYTIGENTRKMMEHGIARSKEILTEAGATGFGVEAPIMNGGWHLMGTARMGTDPERSVVNEWGRSHDVKNLFIVDGSIWVTSGGVNPTSTIQALALYIADSIKQRLANATLFD; the protein is encoded by the coding sequence ATGCACGACAAGGTCGACGTCCTCATCATCGGTTCCGGCGCCTCGGGCGCTGCCGTGGCCTGGAGCCTCGCCGATACGAAGATGCGGATCCTCTGCCTCGAGCAGGGCGACTGGGTGAAGCCCACGGACTACCCCACCAATGGCCGGAACTGGGAAGCGCGCCTGTTCAGCGACTTCGCCATTAACCCGAACCGCCGGGCACGCGAAACCGACTACCCGATCAACGACGCCAACTCGCCGGTGAAGGTCGTGAACTTCAACGGCGTCGGCGGCAGCACCATCATGTACACGGCGCACTATCCGCGCCTGCATCCGTCCGACTTCAGGGTGAAGACGCTGGATGGCGTGGCCGAGGACTGGCCGGTCGACTACCAGACGCTGGAACCCTATTTCGCCGAGAATGACCGCATGATGGGTGTTGCGGGGCTGGCCGGCGATCCGGCCTACCCTCTGCATCACCCGCCGATGCCGCCGCTGCCGCTCGGCAAGTCGGGCCAGCGCTTCGGCAAGGCGCTGAACAGCCTCGGATGGCACTGGTGGCCTTCCGATTCGGCCATCGCCACGGTCGAGTATGACGGCCGCGCGCCCTGCATCAATCTCGGCCACTGCACGCCGGGCTGCGCCCAGGGCGCCAAGGCCAGCACCGACATCACCTACTGGCCGGCGGCGATCCGCGCCGGCGTCGAGCTCAGGACCCGCGCCCGCGTTCGCGAGATCACCACCGACGAGACCGGGATGGCGACCGGCGCCATCTACTACGATGCCGACGGGCAGGAGCATTTCCAGCCGGCCGAGATGGTCATCGTGGCCTGCAACGGCGTCGGTACGCCGCGCCTGCTTCTCAATTCGGTGTCCGGCAAATTCCCCAACGGCATCGCCAATTCGAGCGGGCTGGTGGGCAAGAACCTGATGTTCCACCCCTTCGCCCTGACCTACGGCTATGTCGACGAGCCGCTCGATGGCAATCACGGGCCGCCGCTCAACCTGTGGAGCCAGGAGTTCTACGAGACCGACCGCAGCCGCGGCTTCGTGCGCGGCTATACCTTGCAACTCCATCGCGGCACCGGCTCGATCGTCGAGGCGATCACCAGCACCGCCGCTGGGCGCCTGCCGTGGGGTGAGGATCACCACAAGGTCTATCGCTCGCTGCTGAACCGGCGGCTTGCGATGTCGACCATCACCGAGGACCTGCCCGAGGAGCACAACCGGGTCACGCTCGATCCCGTCCTCAAGGACTCGAACGGCATCCCCGCGCCGAAGATCGACTACACGATCGGCGAGAACACGCGGAAGATGATGGAACACGGCATCGCCCGCTCGAAGGAGATCCTGACGGAAGCCGGCGCCACGGGCTTCGGCGTCGAGGCGCCGATCATGAACGGCGGCTGGCACCTGATGGGGACGGCCCGCATGGGCACCGACCCGGAGCGCTCCGTGGTCAACGAATGGGGCCGCAGCCACGACGTCAAGAACCTGTTCATCGTCGACGGCAGCATCTGGGTCACCTCGGGCGGCGTGAACCCCACCTCCACCATCCAGGCGCTGGCGCTCTACATCGCCGACAGCATCAAGCAACGTCTCGCCAACGCCACGCTCTTCGACTGA
- a CDS encoding SGNH/GDSL hydrolase family protein, with protein sequence MSVQTSPQMPRSETGPKGRAARVAVLLIVAVIVGLGLCEGLTRLFLPAFDPSGQFEFAYPVGSLMLGKPGTVARQAKNTGDYDVPVRINMHGLRDDNDVSAATAGEILVVGDSFTWGWGVEARDRFSDRLQILTGRRTFNLSTPTDIEGYAELLAYARSLGARADRVVIAVCMENDLHRYATRSDDEAYPSDAVSIRHWLSTHSAFYLFALTVVHQTPWLRTLAVEAGLITPNLEGIGRNDDDPAVVAASADRLLDIARQYRALVVLIPSRALWVGPSRAVEDRVHQAFAGALRQRGIDVLDLRPLLEAKGTPLAYHFANDGHWNPAGHALAAEAISQHLAR encoded by the coding sequence ATGAGCGTCCAGACCAGTCCCCAGATGCCACGATCCGAAACAGGTCCGAAAGGCCGCGCCGCCCGCGTGGCCGTGCTGCTGATCGTGGCCGTGATCGTGGGGCTCGGCCTGTGCGAGGGCCTCACCCGCCTGTTCCTGCCCGCCTTCGATCCCTCCGGCCAGTTCGAATTTGCCTATCCGGTCGGCTCCCTGATGCTCGGCAAACCCGGCACCGTCGCCCGCCAAGCCAAGAACACCGGTGACTACGACGTCCCTGTCCGGATCAATATGCACGGCCTGCGCGATGATAACGACGTCTCCGCGGCAACCGCAGGTGAGATTCTGGTGGTGGGCGATTCATTCACCTGGGGCTGGGGCGTGGAGGCCAGGGACCGGTTCTCCGATCGTCTCCAGATCCTGACCGGTCGCCGCACCTTCAACCTGTCGACCCCCACCGATATCGAGGGCTACGCCGAGTTGCTCGCCTACGCCCGCTCGCTGGGCGCCAGGGCGGACCGCGTGGTGATCGCGGTCTGCATGGAAAACGATCTTCACCGGTACGCGACCCGGTCCGATGACGAGGCATACCCGTCCGACGCCGTCTCGATCCGCCACTGGCTGTCCACCCACTCGGCTTTCTATCTCTTCGCCCTGACGGTCGTTCACCAGACACCGTGGCTGCGGACGCTCGCCGTGGAGGCCGGGCTGATCACACCGAACCTCGAAGGGATCGGCCGCAACGACGACGACCCGGCGGTCGTCGCCGCCTCAGCCGACCGGCTGCTCGACATCGCCCGCCAGTATCGGGCGCTCGTCGTCCTCATTCCGTCGCGCGCCCTCTGGGTCGGACCGTCCCGCGCGGTCGAGGATCGCGTACACCAGGCATTCGCGGGCGCGCTCCGGCAGCGCGGCATCGACGTGCTGGACCTGCGGCCGTTGCTGGAGGCAAAAGGAACGCCGCTTGCCTACCACTTCGCCAATGACGGACATTGGAATCCCGCCGGCCATGCGCTGGCAGCCGAGGCTATAAGCCAGCATCTCGCCCGCTAA
- a CDS encoding flavin-containing monooxygenase, whose product MPDTTLARHAAAKTEHFDVLIVGAGISGIGGAYHLTTQMPDRSFVILETQESFGGTWLTHKYPGIRSDSDLHTFGYRFKPWKGKPIATAHEIKTYMGEVIEENDIARHIRYRHRIESASWSSQDNLWTIDAVRTDTGEALRFTCNFLWMCQGYYRHSVGYTPEWKDMESFKGRIVHPQTWPEDLDYTGKKIVVIGSGATAATVIPAMADKAGHVTMLQRTPTYFIPGRNAIELAETLRQLEVDEEWIHEIVRRKILHDQSVFTRRAFEESDKVRAELLAGVRAHVGPDFPLEPHFTPSYRPWQQRIAFVPDGDLFKAIRGGKASVETDEIDRFVPEGILLKSGKTLEADIIVTATGFDLSVMGDIAFAVDGKPVDFADTVTYRGMMFTGVPNMIWVFGYFRASWTLRADLVGDFVCRLLDHMDKHQARKVEVALRPEDKGMELLPWIDPENFNPGYLMRGMHLLPKRGDKPEWQHTQDYWNEKNVFPAIDLEDRAFVYG is encoded by the coding sequence ATGCCGGATACCACCCTTGCGAGGCACGCGGCCGCCAAGACCGAGCATTTCGACGTTCTTATCGTCGGCGCCGGCATTTCCGGCATCGGTGGCGCCTATCACCTCACCACGCAGATGCCGGACCGCAGCTTCGTCATCCTGGAGACGCAGGAGAGCTTCGGCGGTACCTGGCTGACCCACAAGTATCCGGGCATCCGCTCCGACAGCGACCTCCACACGTTCGGCTATCGCTTCAAGCCGTGGAAGGGCAAGCCGATCGCCACGGCGCACGAGATCAAGACCTACATGGGCGAGGTCATCGAGGAAAACGACATCGCGCGGCACATCCGCTATCGCCACCGCATCGAGTCCGCTTCCTGGTCGAGCCAGGACAATCTCTGGACGATCGACGCGGTCCGGACCGACACGGGCGAGGCGCTCCGCTTTACCTGCAATTTCCTGTGGATGTGCCAGGGCTACTACCGCCACTCCGTCGGCTACACGCCGGAATGGAAGGACATGGAGAGCTTCAAGGGCCGGATCGTCCATCCGCAGACCTGGCCGGAGGACCTCGACTATACCGGCAAGAAGATCGTCGTGATCGGCTCGGGTGCGACGGCGGCGACCGTCATTCCGGCGATGGCCGACAAGGCCGGCCATGTCACGATGTTGCAGCGGACGCCGACCTATTTCATCCCGGGCCGCAACGCCATCGAGTTGGCCGAGACGCTGCGGCAGCTCGAGGTCGACGAGGAATGGATCCACGAGATCGTGCGCCGCAAGATCCTGCACGACCAGTCGGTCTTCACCCGCCGCGCCTTCGAGGAATCCGACAAGGTGCGAGCTGAGCTGCTGGCGGGGGTCCGCGCCCATGTCGGTCCCGACTTTCCGCTGGAGCCTCACTTCACGCCGAGCTACCGGCCGTGGCAGCAGCGCATCGCCTTCGTCCCCGACGGCGACCTCTTCAAGGCGATCCGTGGCGGCAAGGCCTCAGTCGAGACCGACGAGATCGACCGGTTCGTGCCGGAGGGAATCCTCCTCAAGTCCGGCAAGACGCTGGAAGCAGACATCATCGTGACGGCGACCGGCTTCGACCTCTCCGTGATGGGCGACATCGCCTTCGCGGTCGACGGCAAGCCGGTCGACTTCGCCGACACCGTGACCTATCGCGGCATGATGTTCACCGGCGTACCCAACATGATCTGGGTGTTCGGCTACTTCCGTGCGAGCTGGACACTGCGCGCCGACCTGGTGGGCGACTTCGTCTGTCGCCTGCTGGACCACATGGACAAGCACCAGGCCCGCAAGGTCGAGGTTGCCCTGCGGCCGGAGGACAAGGGCATGGAGCTGCTGCCCTGGATCGATCCGGAGAACTTCAATCCGGGTTACCTGATGCGCGGCATGCACCTGCTGCCCAAGCGTGGTGACAAGCCGGAGTGGCAGCACACCCAGGATTACTGGAACGAGAAGAACGTCTTCCCGGCCATCGACCTGGAGGATCGCGCGTTCGTCTACGGTTGA
- a CDS encoding MFS transporter: MERGNTRRVIAAGAIGNVLEWYDFAVYGYFAAAIGRAFFPSEDPVAQVLAAFGIFAVGFLMRPVGGAVIGAIGDRLGRRAALTFSVAAMAIPTFLVGILPDYHTLGIAAPILLTLLRMVQGLSVGGEYTTSIIFIIEQSPPNRRALVGALGCCGAIGGILLGSATGALLASVMSEQALESWGWRLPFLLGLLVGIAGIVLRRHVHEAPRSAPKARSPLLDTVRNHGPLLGKIAALSVFNSVGFYLMFVYIVSWLQTADGVEPATALGINSVSMIVMLPVMVLMGWLSDRYGRRPVMLSAAALGFVGALPFFWLMHQGHPSLILLGQLGFVLSVGGFIGAQPALMVEAVPAEIRCTAIALGYNVTLGVLGGFSPLVATWLVHRTENDFSPAFMIMAAAAVSFAAILRFEETYRVELRAA; encoded by the coding sequence ATGGAGCGGGGCAACACGCGCCGGGTCATTGCGGCCGGAGCCATCGGCAACGTGCTGGAATGGTACGATTTCGCGGTTTACGGCTACTTCGCCGCCGCGATCGGTCGCGCCTTCTTCCCAAGCGAAGATCCCGTGGCCCAGGTGCTGGCGGCCTTCGGAATCTTTGCCGTGGGCTTCCTGATGCGCCCCGTGGGCGGCGCGGTGATTGGCGCGATCGGCGACCGGCTTGGACGGCGCGCGGCTCTCACCTTCTCCGTCGCGGCCATGGCCATTCCGACTTTCCTGGTTGGCATCCTGCCGGACTACCACACGCTGGGAATCGCCGCGCCGATCCTGCTCACGCTCCTGCGCATGGTGCAGGGGCTCTCGGTCGGTGGCGAATACACGACCTCCATCATCTTCATCATCGAACAGTCGCCGCCCAACCGGCGCGCCCTGGTGGGGGCGCTGGGGTGCTGCGGTGCCATCGGCGGCATCCTGCTCGGGTCGGCGACCGGCGCACTGCTGGCGTCGGTGATGTCGGAGCAGGCTCTGGAGAGCTGGGGCTGGCGTCTGCCGTTCCTCTTGGGGCTTCTGGTCGGCATTGCAGGCATCGTGCTGCGTCGACACGTCCACGAGGCACCGCGCAGTGCGCCCAAGGCCCGCTCGCCGCTGCTCGACACGGTGCGCAACCACGGCCCGCTGCTCGGCAAGATCGCGGCGCTCTCGGTGTTCAACTCGGTCGGCTTCTACCTGATGTTCGTCTACATCGTGAGCTGGCTGCAGACGGCGGACGGTGTCGAGCCGGCGACGGCGCTGGGCATCAATTCCGTCAGCATGATCGTGATGCTGCCGGTCATGGTCCTGATGGGCTGGCTCTCGGACCGCTACGGGCGGCGGCCGGTGATGCTGAGCGCGGCGGCGCTGGGCTTCGTCGGCGCGCTGCCGTTCTTCTGGCTGATGCACCAGGGCCATCCGTCCCTGATCCTGCTGGGGCAACTCGGCTTCGTCCTGTCTGTTGGCGGCTTCATCGGCGCCCAGCCGGCGCTGATGGTCGAGGCGGTGCCGGCCGAGATCCGCTGCACGGCGATTGCGCTGGGCTACAACGTGACCCTGGGCGTCCTGGGTGGCTTTAGTCCGCTGGTCGCCACTTGGCTCGTTCACCGGACGGAGAACGATTTCAGCCCGGCCTTCATGATCATGGCGGCCGCCGCGGTCTCCTTCGCGGCGATCCTTCGGTTCGAGGAGACCTACAGAGTGGAGCTCCGGGCTGCGTAG
- a CDS encoding transglutaminase domain-containing protein encodes MQGLVVDKDFVGLYGLDLDAQARLGEVDTRYASDIYRRLIEKDPRPLRKPREPGVRFVGSCRDYALLLCSLLRHLGVPARLRFGFATYFSKNPDSFSDHCVCEYWNEAENRWVLVDPNVDPVVKSSLGVTANALDLTREEFVVAADGWRLAREGKVSPDRFGVPSIGIQGLWFIRGSLMRDLAALNKVELLPWDYWGLADRTPIETLPTGELPVLDALSAVLDKPDELGPVRSTFSRPEFTVAGLLRSFSPLRGDTRMVLR; translated from the coding sequence GTGCAGGGGCTCGTCGTCGACAAGGATTTCGTCGGGCTCTACGGCCTGGATCTCGATGCACAGGCGCGTCTTGGCGAGGTCGATACCCGCTACGCGTCCGACATTTATCGAAGGCTGATCGAGAAGGATCCTCGCCCTCTCCGCAAGCCACGCGAACCGGGCGTTCGCTTCGTCGGCAGTTGCCGCGACTATGCGCTGCTTCTCTGCTCGCTGCTTCGACATCTGGGCGTCCCGGCGCGATTGCGCTTCGGCTTTGCGACGTATTTCTCGAAGAATCCCGACTCGTTCAGCGACCACTGCGTCTGCGAATACTGGAATGAGGCGGAGAATCGCTGGGTACTCGTCGACCCCAACGTCGATCCGGTCGTGAAGTCGAGCCTTGGCGTAACGGCCAATGCCCTCGATCTGACGCGCGAGGAGTTCGTGGTCGCGGCCGACGGTTGGCGACTGGCCCGCGAAGGCAAGGTCTCGCCCGACCGATTCGGTGTTCCCAGCATCGGGATCCAGGGACTCTGGTTCATTCGCGGCAGCCTCATGCGGGATCTCGCTGCGCTCAACAAGGTAGAGCTGCTCCCCTGGGACTATTGGGGCCTCGCCGACAGAACGCCGATCGAGACGTTGCCGACGGGGGAATTACCCGTGCTCGACGCGTTGTCAGCGGTGCTCGACAAGCCGGACGAACTCGGTCCGGTTCGATCGACCTTCAGCCGGCCGGAGTTTACCGTTGCCGGTTTGCTCCGAAGCTTCTCCCCCCTGCGTGGTGATACCAGGATGGTCCTTCGTTAG